Within Haematobia irritans isolate KBUSLIRL chromosome 2, ASM5000362v1, whole genome shotgun sequence, the genomic segment ACGTTCACATTTTACTTTATCCATGTTTTCATGGCCTTCCAAACCCAAAAATATCCTAGACCATTTTGGCTTGAATTCTTCGCCCCGTCGTTCCGGATATAGATCATAGCCCCACTCTTTGGTTGCCTTTTTCTCAGAGGGTGCTTCAATGTTATTCTTTTCTTGGTCTTTGGTGACATTTTGAGGTGTAGTTGTAGAAGATTGCAAATCAATTCCTGGTATTTCTTCTTGCGATTTGGCTTCAACTTTTGTAAACCAACCCATGTTTAATTTTTGTCTTGTGTTTATTTATCAAAAACCAATTGAGTTTCTCAAATGTCTGGTTAAATAACATTTCAACCAGTGATTTTCCACAATTTCGATAACAGATGTTATCGATATCTTGTATTGACGAGAGCCACACATCTGTGCCATAATAGGCCGGTTTTGGGTATACACTACTGCCGAAGACCACGGCGCATTATAAAAAGATTTGCCGGAGAACCAAAGATACTACAACGTTAATACATCCACCTTTCATGCAAAGTGTCAAGGATTCCATTCAATTTCCGCCTGaaaactacaatattttttgggGCTGTAGTTCTTTACCTACGTGTGAATATCCTCATCTCGAGAAAAAACATGCCTCACAATCGATAACATGATGCAACTTGGCAACTCTATTATTGTTTGTGTTATTCTTGTGGTTATTCTCCGCTGAGgacgatttttgtttttgtattgttaCCAgtactatttattttatttaatttttatttacatcagTAGTAAATTATGAAAACTTCTACAACACAACAAAACGAAGATACGCCGAAGACAACTCAAAAAtctacaaagaaaacaaaatctaGAGCAAAATCAACTAAAGAATCTCAAAACCTTGGAAGCACAGTGAAAAATGTTACTCCAACCAGCGGAGCATTGACAACACAACAGCAGCAAAACAATAcaacaaatcagttaaatttgatTGCAACAACTCCCACTTCGTCGTTAGCAAGTGGGGTAGGAGTAGGGGTAAATATGTTTGAGAGTTCCTCCTTAACACAAGTAGGAGGAAGTGGTCttgttggtggtggtggtggtacaAATAGTAATGAAATTAATACAATGTCAAGAGTAAGTAATGTAAAATGCTATGTAGTTTTTTAACACTCTAATTGGAATTTTAGAATCATCACAAGAGTTATGCCGGTTTAGAGCCTCGCTCGATAAAAATCATATGGGAACAGCATGATCAAAGTGATATTGAACTATCCGCGGAAGTGTGTTCAAGAGTTGCTGAAGATGCTTCTTACAAGTTATGGGAATTAATAAATGTAATTTAGCGCCTTTATAAAAGCGTCAAGTATTAGATAATGAAGTTGTGTACTTATAGAACATAAAAACCTATTCGCGTCATTCGGGAGGGGCAATAACATACGATTTAGTAAATGAAGTCCTTAAAGATTCCGACGTACCTCCTTGTTTGGGAGCCATGGATAGTGACTATGATCGCATTGATTATGATGGAAGCTACTTCTTCTACTCCGACAAAATTCTGGAATTGCGCGATGAATATCAAAAAGATGTTTCGTTTAATATGGCATCAGGACCAGATTTCAAATGCTCATGGCCAGTCGAAGAAAAGCATATGGAAAACTTTAAGAGATATGTTCCCAGTTTAATAAACGGTGGGTATAgaactttttaaattaataatacaaTACTACAGTTCTGATACATCAACACAAACTGCAGTTGCTATAAATGGTAATACAGATGATTTAGATACGGCATTGACTGAGGCAGCATTAAGTCCCCTGATTGGTTCCTGTTATCGTTTGATACTTACAAAGATTATACAAATTATAGCATTTAAACAAAGTAATGACATCAGTTCTCGATGTTGGCGTTTACTAAGAGCATTATCCTCGAATCCTCGTACAAGAGATGTGGATTGTCGCGAAGAATATTACCATTTATCCGAGATACTTGTGTGTCAACTTTTAGCTCCATtggaatcaataaaaatacaaaacaataaTTCCATGAAAGATGATGAATGCCCAGATCATCAAACTGTAAAAATGGAAATGGATACGGCAGTTCCATTTGGTGGTACAAATGAACTGTCCTCAATAGTTGATCAGACTATGGAAGTATCAACGGTGGATCAGGATACTagcgaaaaaatattcaaattagaACCAGATAGTGACGAAGAAGTAATGAATGTGTATGATGGAAATTCTGGAAATATGCAATCATCCCAGTACTTTGCCTCCCCCGTAGAATGGGAATTTGTGAATGAGCTATGTGAAACTTTGGGAATGTTGGGAGCTCTTAACGGTTATTTTCAAAGTGAATGTTTGTACCATATTATAAGAAGACTGAAACGATTCTTCAAAGGGCGTATTATTCAAAAGGAAAGAGGTAAGCATATACATacattagaaaatataaattatataaattacaaaatattatttatagatTACAATTACATAAGCCGTGCCGTTCGTGGGCTAACTGCTTTAGGAGAATATGCATTTCGTGAATTCATACCTTTTATATATAGGCTTAATTTGGAAGATATACCTGAAACAATATGGGTTGACTTTAATGTAAGTTTTTTTCATGGAATTCCGCTTGCACTTATTGTAAACACAATGTATTCTAGATATCTGCGGTATTTTTACACAGTCATGATGACATTTTCCTTTATGAATGGCTCCAAGATGTATGCGGAGCTGATAAACTACAACCATTTCTCACCAATTACGCTCAATATTATgataaatttttaagataccGTTATACAAAATGCAAACAAcccacatttaaattaaatcctAAAGTTGGTGTACGTCGTTTGGAATGGAATACCTTAGCGGCTGCAATGTGCCACGGTGACGATCCCAATAAAGCATTAAAGCCCAAACCATCAATGAATGATCTATTTCCTGAATTAAAATCCattaatatgaaattaaatCGTGCTGGTAATATACGATTTAAGTTTGCCGGTTGTAGGCCGGTTATTTTGAAATCGAAGCAACCCATAGGAGACAATATACAAACATCAGACAATGGATTCTCTCCAAATGATATATTGATAGCGAAGCGCAAACTTTTTAAacctttaacaaatgaaaaatctaaaatacCATTATGTAGTTACTACTTTctgaaaatataatttgaataaaatatttaactgtagttttgtttgtactataGTACATAAAGGACCACGGATTCAAtcatgaatataaaaaaaaatatttgatggcgACAGTTGTATTGTAAGAATCTATTCATAAGTGGTAGAACGATTTTCAGGCTAGCATATACAGAATTCGAACaatcattttaaatattttagtataTAGCCTCCTTTCCTTTTTCAATAGACCTTTAGCTTTTGGGATACGTTCTTGAGTACCATGATTAATAGTGAACTATATTCAATAAATCTTAAATTATCAATTGAACAAAAATATGTTAATCAATTGGTATGTGAAATTCAAATTACAAATATGTTGAAGTATTGTAGtgcaatatttattaaaaaaaaaaacataatgctttaattattttattgttgtgtCACATTAAAGATCCATATTAAAAAGTctttctacaatttatttggatgttaataaaaaatatcccaATGAGGGTTTATTTACGCAAAATAATAGCTTTCCATAATACCATGATTTCATCTAGGCTACTTATAATTTGAattgttttaatatatatttacataGTATAAATTTCCCTGAAAACGGCAATATGAAAGTTTTCAACTAGCTAATCATATTATTGCATATTAagtataatataaataatttcttaTTGTGTTACAATAAAATCTTGTTATGCTCAAAGTTCCAACTATAAGTGCGATAAATACAGTCCATTTTCCCaatcaaaatatacaaaatagccATAGAAATCCCAGTAGGCTGTCATATGATAACCCATGTTCGTAAACACCACGACGTACTCAAACAATGCGAAGAAGGTGTAAACTAAAAAGAGGGAAAGCATAATTTATATACTCAAACTATATGATATCATATACTCACCTCCTGGTTCGCACTTTGAATTGTGCCGTAGAAAAAAGTAACCCGCCAAAGCAAATGCtaataaatttatcaaaaagaaTAAAAGTTTGTAGCGCACCGATTTTTCTTCCGTCTCTGTCAGTGCTTGCTTTCGTCCATTCTTATTGAGGAAATACGATATGAACATATATAATTCACTACATGCAATGAAGGTTACAAAGGAATTTCGATGCATTTCATAGCTATCAGAAGATGTCCACAGGGACAGTGAGAGCAACGCAATATTCTCAATGACATTTAAGGAAACGGCGATTTGAGCGAATATACGGCGATTTCTTCGTATTTGttctttataatatttataataaatatggCTCACTGCCAGTCGCGCTGGCAAGTGAAGTATAATAGCGATACGCCAGACAGACTTTTGGGGCTCGTAATTACCAATGGCTGCAGAAATTGAGGGCAGATAGTTTTTGACATCGCAATGAGTGAAAGTGGCACGTTCAAAGTCGAAAACGACAGACCAGATTATGCAAAAGAGGAAAGCACCCAATGCTAGACTTATAGCACTTATGGCAATTTTGGGAAAAGCAACTCGGAACAATACTTTCGGCCCATTCAATCTTTCATAGGTCGGTAACATTTTCCATGTGGGTATTTGTGTCCGGTATAAAATCGTTTTTGTATTtgtacatagaaaatttgggtggTGCTGATATTACTGTAACAAAATATGACTATTGGGTGCCAGCTGTGTTTGTTCAACTGCAATAGGAAAGTTAAAATTGCTATTTTGTTAACGACGAATTTATTTTGCTTACTTGTCATTATGCACTCGATGCAGaatttttgtcaagttttattcAAAAAGCCATCTTGGCAACTCAATTTTTCATAAAGTTACCTAAATTTCTTATCTAGAGAATTGTTTCCatggtttgttgttgtttttacctTTATGGTGGTCGTTGTTGTTGTCAAAGTACGTAAACAAACCCTAATCGATAAAGATAAATAATCGATATTTGCGAATTTGGACCAATCAAATTTGATGGTTTCCTTAATTTAAGGCGAATGACGTTTGTACGTCATTAAAGGAGTGATTTAATAGTTGTGTTCCCCTAAAGGCCTCCTTATGCATGTAACGTAGCCGTAAAATAAAGGAAACGTCCCAAAAAacgcaggatgagcgtttttcaaaagcaGTTTCAGTTTGAgaataaatatcattttcaatataaattcaacttgacttgaaatagctcacattttcaaattttgcaaattacttCCAACTcccaaaatgttgaagaaatctttgaatatcccaataaacacaaacgtttgaaaaatactaaaattcaataatttttcaaacattttttcaaaggattagggtaatattcaagttgagaaattgttgagaaaatcgcgttctcaacaaaaaacagacattaccctcaacagtaaaattcaacacaatagcaataatttctcaattgtaatcctcaaattgaaatgcatcgctactcaataatttctcaaacagttttcaacgtgagaaaaataaaaaattagcattgttgcgaatactttcaaaccacaatttgtatgaaagtcaatcctagttctaactgaaagtcaatactaaatttctagggattttgtaaattttattattttttttcgttaacaaatataataatcttaaaaataacattaataatatataaaaataataatataataccaatcaaaatgtaattatcttattaaacatattaataaataaaactatgaatacaactttaaatatcttaaacatttttacatgtataattccatttcctccataatgttggtgtcaaataactactaattaatatgctggcaattttaaataattactatcgaggaacttgctggcttgtgtgttagaatagattccagcaagaggaaatcacaaaatatcaacctgatgacgggatgtaaattgatgtaatgcacattttcatccagaagttcttgatataggaattgttgcactttgtaagttttctgaaaacttttctttgttgtttccttcattggtttttcatcggccaacatcttccaagaatataccatccaatgattttagttttctacaaaacaatcgagttttgtgctttccattatgttttcatttcactttttattttgacttaccaatttgtatttcttccaagaacgtcgtgatttcctcaagaacgttggtgttacaaaattgttgttattaaaatactggcaattttcaggaacttgatgaccagataattggaataaatttccagcaatttcaattcacaaaataacaaattaaaccgatgatgcgaagtaaattaaactatcgatgtgatgcgaattatcatccagtagttgttgatatggaaaagcataaataccaagttttttttggttgcactttgatttatggaaactttctcttctcgataagccactaccattgttcatcggccagcctcttaatgtgtccaagaatcagcatccaaatattttagtcttctgcaaagagatttgagtttagtgacttccttaaagttttcatttcgtgttttagttttacttaccaattattataagcaatttcaattgattattaaaaaatttccacatttttgtatttcttccacgaactttgttgaccaaagtagtattgaaaaccatgtggttttttcgttgcatttcagggtagtgttttgtcaaagccctgccaacattttttgaatttggggactcttttgagaatccccactacgtcgaaaacaatcatatacgacatcaaaaactcgtcggaaaagcgccgtcactattgagaagttgtaccacgccaagttactacaaaaatgtttcgcatgagtgcaattattaggtgcctttatagatcaatttagaacgacgccaataagggaccctccaaacaatcagaaaaagtgcattttaagatagttgtaaaagaatcattgtggtcgagtaaaacacgtttgtttagatatttattaatttgattaaacatttacaaattcttaaaaatataacatttataccactatcacattacatttaacataatttttcgcattaatgatgatgttgagttacaagtagcgagttacatgttgctgcgtctatcaaccagtgtttttattccatggaggcagcgtgtctgtaaaatatctgaaaaacaatcactttattccatttggaaaatcaccaaattgttcaccaatatacctttcacaattttaagcgtataatctatgttttcagaactttattttcgtttttatttaattaaaatataacaagctggttgcgcttggcgtttcacaaaaaaaaaaaaaatggcttttttaacagtagggatggcaaattacttgcatgtactttttgatgtaccttttcatgatggttgaagtgacatttacgagtctgtggtaacgatgaggttgaaatggaactttgaaatgctggcagggagttttctccaattatcttcaacacattttcaaagttttcgtcaacattttgccaaattggttgtaattcgcaaacaacttGAAgaagtattgaagatgagctttttcaagtcaagttgaatttatgttgaaaattatattttccctcaaactgaagaggtgttgcatttgaaaaacgctcatcctgtgtttattgggatgtgtTGAAAATAATTGGAGAAAACGTTTTCAAAACACTGCCACGAAATGCCACAAAaaacatgtggttttcaatacttgtttgtgcaacgaagttcgtggtaagaaaaaataaaaaaaaaatgaaataaaacgttaaggaagtcactaaattcatATCTCGTCgcagaaaataaaagttttggatTCTacattcttgaaaacattaaaacgcTGACCTATGAACTAATTTTGGACTattatactacgttcgcactagacacgaaatcctcgtaaaggattttggccaaaatcctcctagatctcagtagaattgcaataggcaaatatcagctggctcggagaggatttcaacaaaatcactATCAAATTCCCATATACTGTCTTTtacaactgtggttttagtactaaaaatgcgattttgcaaccctgccccaattttccttgtagatgaatgtgtgtgtgtgcacatACGGGTTTTGTTTCTatgtattgatatatttacaaacagcttTTAAATCGTCAAATCTacgaaatctcgttattttgccagtccgaacacttgagatttgtaaagagattttggttctaaataacgagatttcgtgtctagtgcgaacgcAGTATTAacagataaaaaaatttaggaaagacactaaactcaaatttctttgcagaaaactaacagccaatttctcatatccaAAGATACGCTTTCGTTCGACTGAAATGCCAAACACAGCTGATTTTCCTTTATAAATTGAGCTGTTTGGGGCTTCCTAGTCGAACGAAAGCCTTTGTTTtggatatgagaaattggctgtAATATCTTTGTATGCTACATTCTtggaaacattaagaagctgaccgatGGAAAAAATGatggtggcttatcgacaagaaaaagtatcCAGAAACATATTAAAGTACAACTAATTAATATTAGTGAAACATCAACAACATCTTCAGGATGAAAAAGTGCATCACATCATCAATTTAATTTACATTACATTATCAGTTTAAATTGTTATGTTGTGAATTCCTATTGCTGGAAATCTATTCTAATATGCGGGCTATCGCGTTCCttatttcaaattgcctgcATATTAATCAATTTTAATACAGTTTTGTGGCAGCAACATTCTGGAAGAAATCGAATTCTCTATGTaaaagtgtttaaaaataaGGTTtgcatttatacaaattttggttgaatgaGACAttaaattacatgtttttaaacAAAAGCATGCTGTATGGGCAACAAAAACACTCAGAAACAGGAAAAAAGGAAATATTTGCCGACAAGCTTCTTATATCCGAAACGAACGCTTTCGTTCGACTGAAATgtcaaaacagctgattttcctTTATAGATTCAGCTGTTTTGGACATCCTAGTCGAACGAAAGcattcgtttcggatatgagaaatttGCTGTTATTGTATTTGTCGCCgcggaaaaaaaatatttcgcctaccgcctatcgctatgattatatttacacactaatttTGTTATCGAAGCCAATTGGTGAGTTTTGAATTGTAATTAATACTTTTGACAGATTTAATATCTCTCCAATTGTAGTAACTTATAAACAGCTGAATAATTGGAATACTGGAGAATTGCATTCTACAAGCAACCACCAACAAAGAAACAACTGAAATAGtagagaaatattttgtgaaaattttcggtgaaaaaatcaattttaaaagGTGAAAACCTATGAAAAATTGACAAACGTATATTTGGTGCattgtttaaagaaaaaattacgaGAACTAACAGTATTTACTTGACTATTGTATTATTACGcagtatttttcaaacaaaaaatccaattttaattttgtgagcAATATACCAACATGACCATTCTACCCAAACCAACACTTGACAAAAAGGGTAATTTCAAATTACCATTACCCTTGCTGGGATCCTTTGGAAAGGATCATATGGAAAAATCTCTATTGGGGGTAAGtcagacaagaaaaaaaaaagatcagCCATATTTTATATGGTATCATGTATCAATAACATCCTTGACTTTGCGCCTATCCTTGTACAATGTATAGGAATTACAGTTACTTTGTGATATCATCAAAAGTACATACACGCAAAAGTGATTGTCGTTGACACGAGTGTTTATGGTATAATGTTTTTATCCTTGTGTCAGGTTCATTGGAAGGTATATATTGATTTTTCCCACAAGTGAATTTGATTGTTTGGTATTTTCGTGTTATTTTCTTATAAGGGATAATATTTCTAATTGATAATAATTCGAGTTCAATAAAACTGCATAATATGCATAaatgttttagtttttatatattttgcattGAAGTCTTTTATATCCCTTGTGAGTATATTTGTATTTTgttcttgtttatttttattgtatgttGTATGTACATAGAATTCGACCCTGACCCATCTTTTTCATTTCTTGGTACACGGGGTTTGTAGGTTGAATTGGAAGTAGTTTTGTTTTTGCAGTCAACTTGCTTATATCATCAAAAGCACCTTCTGCAGTTCACCATATGAAATTATGGGGCGTTATTCTATAATGTCATTTGAGACGAGTATATAATAAGAATATTGGGTGCAaccaaaacaaagacaaaatctaGCTCTATATGTTTTATTCGAATTAAGTTATTTGGAACGACAATTAGTTAAAGATTACCCGATCATTTCTAAATAAGGTCATGGTTTTGAATTTCTCTAATTTATTTGGGCTTGGAGCATGACCATGTTGTATACATTTGTTGTGTCTGGTCTTTACGTGCACAATTATTTAAACCTCGATACACATATAATATTGTGAGAAGCCACATTGGTACATTTATTAGTTTGTTCGCATTGAACGAATTTGACACCGGTACACAGTATTAACATCTTAGGCTAGAAAGCAGTGGTGATACATTATTAGTACCTTCAATAAACAATATGCCACTTTTGATCGgaataaaaaaacagaaattatcTGATGGGATTATAGGATTAAGTGAAGAGTAAAGGACATGAAGACTTACAGAATTACTTTGGATGAAATGCAAGCAGTGAGCCTTGGGTGGACCACCCGGTATATtccaaacaaatgaaaaaataatccaATAAAGTGAATAAAAGATCAAAAACTGGGAATTTTCCAATTTGATATGTTAATCATGTGAATATATTATATTCGTAATAGGCCATATCTAAAGAGCAGCCGCtgctttgttgttattgttaaatATCTCGGAGATGATAATCATAAGATTATCatcgatgcaatggttagcttgcCTTCAAAGTCTGGTTTCCGACACAATAGGTATCGTTACGATACAATAGGAAACAATTAGATTTCTTTCTTTTATACCCTACGTGAATACTATAAAAACAGGCAAGGATATCTGATATCACATGTGTTcagaaattttaggcaaacatTCCAGGTCCTATTTAAGTAGTCATTGGTATGTTTTTTAAGCTAATTGGCTTAAGTTTCGTTGAATAACAAATGAGCTTTAAAATATTCCATAATATCAGCGTATAGGTCAGATTATTGACTTGTACGGAAATTTTTAGTTTCTGTTGGCATAAgacatatataaactttatatagtGATTTTGGAAATAGTCTTCACTTTTTCTACTTGTTTGGCAAATTAGGCGATCGAATCGTTTTTTCCTAATTTGGTGTAGTTTCATAAAATCTTA encodes:
- the LOC142226863 gene encoding post-GPI attachment to proteins factor 2-like; the encoded protein is MLPTYERLNGPKVLFRVAFPKIAISAISLALGAFLFCIIWSVVFDFERATFTHCDVKNYLPSISAAIGNYEPQKSVWRIAIILHLPARLAVSHIYYKYYKEQIRRNRRIFAQIAVSLNVIENIALLSLSLWTSSDSYEMHRNSFVTFIACSELYMFISYFLNKNGRKQALTETEEKSVRYKLLFFLINLLAFALAGYFFLRHNSKCEPGVYTFFALFEYVVVFTNMGYHMTAYWDFYGYFVYFDWENGLYLSHL
- the Saf6 gene encoding SAGA factor-like TAF6 isoform X1 is translated as MKTSTTQQNEDTPKTTQKSTKKTKSRAKSTKESQNLGSTVKNVTPTSGALTTQQQQNNTTNQLNLIATTPTSSLASGVGVGVNMFESSSLTQVGGSGLVGGGGGTNSNEINTMSRNHHKSYAGLEPRSIKIIWEQHDQSDIELSAEVCSRVAEDASYKLWELINNIKTYSRHSGGAITYDLVNEVLKDSDVPPCLGAMDSDYDRIDYDGSYFFYSDKILELRDEYQKDVSFNMASGPDFKCSWPVEEKHMENFKRYVPSLINVAINGNTDDLDTALTEAALSPLIGSCYRLILTKIIQIIAFKQSNDISSRCWRLLRALSSNPRTRDVDCREEYYHLSEILVCQLLAPLESIKIQNNNSMKDDECPDHQTVKMEMDTAVPFGGTNELSSIVDQTMEVSTVDQDTSEKIFKLEPDSDEEVMNVYDGNSGNMQSSQYFASPVEWEFVNELCETLGMLGALNGYFQSECLYHIIRRLKRFFKGRIIQKERDYNYISRAVRGLTALGEYAFREFIPFIYRLNLEDIPETIWVDFNISAVFLHSHDDIFLYEWLQDVCGADKLQPFLTNYAQYYDKFLRYRYTKCKQPTFKLNPKVGVRRLEWNTLAAAMCHGDDPNKALKPKPSMNDLFPELKSINMKLNRAGNIRFKFAGCRPVILKSKQPIGDNIQTSDNGFSPNDILIAKRKLFKPLTNEKSKIPLCSYYFLKI
- the Saf6 gene encoding SAGA factor-like TAF6 isoform X2, whose translation is MKTSTTQQNEDTPKTTQKSTKKTKSRAKSTKESQNLGSTVKNVTPTSGALTTQQQQNNTTNQLNLIATTPTSSLASGVGVGNHHKSYAGLEPRSIKIIWEQHDQSDIELSAEVCSRVAEDASYKLWELINNIKTYSRHSGGAITYDLVNEVLKDSDVPPCLGAMDSDYDRIDYDGSYFFYSDKILELRDEYQKDVSFNMASGPDFKCSWPVEEKHMENFKRYVPSLINVAINGNTDDLDTALTEAALSPLIGSCYRLILTKIIQIIAFKQSNDISSRCWRLLRALSSNPRTRDVDCREEYYHLSEILVCQLLAPLESIKIQNNNSMKDDECPDHQTVKMEMDTAVPFGGTNELSSIVDQTMEVSTVDQDTSEKIFKLEPDSDEEVMNVYDGNSGNMQSSQYFASPVEWEFVNELCETLGMLGALNGYFQSECLYHIIRRLKRFFKGRIIQKERDYNYISRAVRGLTALGEYAFREFIPFIYRLNLEDIPETIWVDFNISAVFLHSHDDIFLYEWLQDVCGADKLQPFLTNYAQYYDKFLRYRYTKCKQPTFKLNPKVGVRRLEWNTLAAAMCHGDDPNKALKPKPSMNDLFPELKSINMKLNRAGNIRFKFAGCRPVILKSKQPIGDNIQTSDNGFSPNDILIAKRKLFKPLTNEKSKIPLCSYYFLKI